The window CGATCACGGCTTCTTCCCGGCGTTCCAGGCGGTGTTCGTCAACTTCCACGAGACGCGGCGGCCTGACGACCCCGACTACATCGCGACGCACGCGCTGGCGATCCGCGCCGCCGACTTCCGCGCCTGCGGCGGCTTCGACGAGGGCTTCCTGCCGATCCTCGAGGACGTCGAGCTGAGCCACCGGCTGCGCCGCGCCGGGTACCGGCTGCGGATCGACCCGGGCCTGCGCGTGCGCCACGACTTCGGTTTCGGCCTCGCCGGGAGTCTGCGCAACGCCGCGCGAAAGACGCGCTTCTGGGTGCGCTACTCCGCGCGCAACCGCGACCTGCTCGCCGACTCCGGGACCGCGTCGCGGGGGCTCAAGGCAGCGGTGGCGCTGGCCGGCATCGGCTGGGCCGGCCTCGCGGCGGCCGCGGCGCTGCGACTGCCGGGGCTGGCGCTCGCGGCCCCCCTCTGCGCCCTCGGCGGTGTGGCGGCCAATGCCGGCCTGGCGCGCGCCTTCGCCGCGGCGCGGGGGGCC is drawn from bacterium and contains these coding sequences:
- a CDS encoding glycosyltransferase family 2 protein, which codes for AAARNAGAAAAAGEVLFFTDADCLLPRGAPAHAAAALEAAGPRTVLGGTYDTAPADHGFFPAFQAVFVNFHETRRPDDPDYIATHALAIRAADFRACGGFDEGFLPILEDVELSHRLRRAGYRLRIDPGLRVRHDFGFGLAGSLRNAARKTRFWVRYSARNRDLLADSGTASRGLKAAVALAGIGWAGLAAAAALRLPGLALAAPLCALGGVAANAGLARAFAAARGAGFAAAASLYLVTLYPAAIAVGTAQGFADLARDAAGR